In one window of Astyanax mexicanus isolate ESR-SI-001 chromosome 18, AstMex3_surface, whole genome shotgun sequence DNA:
- the LOC103037169 gene encoding zinc finger protein 239 isoform X1 — protein MEPSPGKIKTHHCSDCGKSFNQLGNLQLHQRIHTGEKSYHCSECEKSFTQLSSLNKHQCIHTGKKPYQCSDCGKSFKQPSALNTHQRIHTGEKPYQCSDCGKSFKQRSALKTHQRIHTGEKPYYCPDCGKSFKQLSALNTHQRIHTGEKPYYCPECGRRFNQLGHLQLHQRIHTGEKPHHCSECGKSFKQLSSFNTHMRIHTGEKPYHCSECGKNFNQLSALNTHMRIHTGEKPYYCSDCGKSFNQLNAFNTHQRIHSGEKPYYCSECKKSFLHLNTFKKHKCINSSHGSRQNHPCNHPRSTQ, from the coding sequence ATGGAGCCAAGTCCAGGAAAGATAAAAACTCACCACtgttcagattgtgggaagagtttcaatCAACTGGGTAATCTCCagctacaccagcgcattcacactggagagaaatcatatcactgttcagagtgtgagaagagttttactcaactgAGTTCTCTCAACaaacaccagtgcattcacacaggaaagaaaccatatcagtgttcagactgtgggaagagttttaaacaACCGAGTGCTCTCaacacacaccagcgcattcacacaggagagaaaccatatcagtgttcagactgtgggaagagttttaaacaACGGAGtgctctcaaaacacaccagcgcattcacacaggagagaaaccatattactgcccagactgtgggaagagttttaaacaACTAAGTGCTCTTaacacacaccagcgcattcacacgggagagaaaccgtattactgcccAGAGTGTGGGAGAAGGTTTAATCAACTGGGTCACCTCCAGctacaccagcgtattcacacaggagagaaaccgcatcactgctcagagtgcgggaagagttttaaacAACTAAGTTCTTTTAACACACAcatgcgcattcacacaggagagaaaccgtatcactgttcagagtgtgggaagaattttaatcaGCTGAGTGCTCTCAACACACAtatgcgcattcacacaggagagaaaccgtattactgctcagactgtggaaagagttttaatcaactgaatGCTTTCAACAcccaccagcgcattcactcaggagagaaaccatattattgTTCGGAGTGTAAAAAGAGCTTCTTGCATTTAAATACGTTTAAAAAACACAAGTGCATTAATAGCAGTCATGGAAGTAGGCAAAATCATCCATGCAACCATCCAAGATCCACACAGTGA